TAACCTGCAGCTTGATCCTGAGGCCATTGCCTACGCCAAGCGCAATGCCTTCTTGGAGAAGCTGGACAAAGTCACAGTCATTCCTGACGTGGTGGAGTTCGCCAAAAAGATCCGTGGTAAAATGCCAATGGGGATCGCCACAGGTGGCGGACGCATTGTCGTGGAAAAAACACTGAAACTCACAGGCTTGAGTGATCTCTTTGACGAGGTCGTGACTGCTGATGACGTGAAGTGCGGCAAGCCGGCTCCAGATGTCTTCCTTGAAGTTGCCGAGAGGCTTGAAGTGGATCCAAAGGACTGCCTGGTTCTTGAGGATGCCCCAGCTGGTATCATGGCTGCCCAGTGCGCCGGCATGAAGGTGGTGACAGTTCCTGCTCCACTGCGTATCGTTCAGTAAGCAACACTTTTAATCGTATAAAAAATGGCACCGTACATCTGAGTACGGTGCCATTTTTGTTTAAAGGGTAAATCGGATTAGGTGGCTTATTCCTCCTCGTCTGATGAGGCCGTTTCGTCTGAGTCACTTTCCTCAGAGTTGCTTTCTGCACTCTCGGTTTGTGCTTCTTCCGTCTCGCTGGTAGCCTCTGCGGCTTCTTTGGTTTGTTCGTCGGAGGTTTCTTCGCTCTTTGTCCCTTCGGAACTCGCTGTCTGCTCCTCTGCTCTTGGGCGGTTGCCATCCAGCAGTTCGGCTACTTCTGATTGCACGGATTCGATCTGATCCAGAGGGATATTCGGATCTCTGACGATGTAGACGTCGCCATTTTTCTTGTGCTCATAGATGCGCAGGATGCCATTCGGTGTGTGCTGGTTGTCTGTCTCCACGAGCAGCTTTTGGCGCTCAAGCATCACGGCCAGGATGTAGCGGGCATTCTCCGTATGAGGCTCGTCTTCTTCAATCAGGCGAGAGAGCAGTTCTTCCGCGGATTCCTTGGCTACCACACTGGCTTTTTCATCGCTTACCGGTGGTTCGTAATGGCTGCGCCAGAATGAAAAAGGCTGCTCAGCATCTGCAGGGCGGTCATTCCAGGCTTCTAGGCAGAAGTCGCGCCTGATGTAGCCGCTGGACTCTGGGTCGGGGAAAATAGCGGTGTAAAAGGGCTCGTCCTTTTCAAAATGGCGGTCAGTGACCGAGCAGCGGTGGCTGCGTGATTTGATGGACCATGATTCTGGAAGTGCCATAAGTGCTTGTTCGGTTGATGTTGGTGGATCCTGAGAACATTCGGCTATCGTTCCGAAGCTAGGAAGTTCATGACGGCCTGGTAAATTGGCTGGCCGGTCATGCGGCGGTAGAATAGCACCAGCGCGACGCAGGTGAATAGAATATTGGTTGCCCAGGCTGCCCAGAATGGAGATAGGTGGCCTGACTCGCCCAGGGTTGGGAAAACCGTGGAGCAGAAGATCATCCCGGCACAGAGGAAGATGGCCACGGCAATGCCGCCGCCAATTCCGCGACGGGTGAAGACGATGCCGAGCGGGGCGGCCAGCAGGATAGTAATCAGGCAGATGAATGGTTGGGCAAAACGGTAATGCCAGTGGGTGAGGTAGGAGCGTTTGTCCGAGAGTGGGTGCTCTTGGTGATTGGCGAGCCAGCTATTAAGGCCGGGAATACCCAGATATGGGGGCTTGAGGCCAGGCTTGATGATTTGCCAGGGAGTTTCTTTCCACTTGGTGATCATTGGTTCCTCCAATTTCTTGATTGTGGGCATGGGGCTCACAGTGAGATCATAGATGACCGGGTTCACAAGGGTCCAGGTTTTATCCTGGCGAGACCAGGTTGCGGTAGAGGCGTGAATGCGGCGTATGATGTGGTTATCCTCATCTATTTCGGTGATGGATATATCCTCCAAAGGAGCTCCGTCTGAGTGGCGGTAGGGAAAGCTGCCAACAAACCATTGCCGGGTGTTGCTGTGGTTTTGGTATGCCACGTTATTGGCTTCTGCGGTGATGTCGCCTTTGGCTGCTTGTAGAATAGTGCGCTCCTGGCCGTCCGCGTATGGAGCCCAGTGGTAGTTGAAGATAATGCATATCACGGCTGCCAGTACCCCGAAGCCAATCAACGGGGCTACGATGCGGGTCACGCCCCTGCCAGTCTGGATCATAGAAACGATTTCTTGGCTGCGCGACATCTTGCCCAGGCACCAGAGCAGGGAGAGCATCAGTGAGTAGGGCAGGATGAAGACGATCAGGGAAGGGAGTTTGACCAGATAATGCTTGGCCATCAGTGCTGCTGCATCGCTACTTTCTTTAAAGTCTGAAACGTTGTCTTGAAGATCCTCCAGCATCATCAGCGAGAAGAGGGCTCCGAAGCAGATGGAAAAAGCGGTGAGGAACTGGCGCATCGTATAGCGGTCCAGCGTGCCAGAGAGGGAGTAGGCCAAGCTGGTGATGAACGGCAGGAAGCAGAGCAGTCCCAAAAGCCACGGCCGGAGACTGTGGGCTTTCAGGTCCGAGTTCGGGTATCCAATCATCTGTTCTTGGACAGCGTGGCTCTCGGCGCTGCAACCATAGTAAGCTG
The sequence above is drawn from the Rubritalea squalenifaciens DSM 18772 genome and encodes:
- a CDS encoding HAD family hydrolase, whose protein sequence is MERFGSLNIPKEGYKAVIFDLDGTLVDSMPAHFDAWCEALAKHGAPKHVFPEDVFYSMGGRPTVDIVKEINGEFNLQLDPEAIAYAKRNAFLEKLDKVTVIPDVVEFAKKIRGKMPMGIATGGGRIVVEKTLKLTGLSDLFDEVVTADDVKCGKPAPDVFLEVAERLEVDPKDCLVLEDAPAGIMAAQCAGMKVVTVPAPLRIVQ
- a CDS encoding LptF/LptG family permease gives rise to the protein MPFKLQRFIWPAVFLLLGSIAAYYGCSAESHAVQEQMIGYPNSDLKAHSLRPWLLGLLCFLPFITSLAYSLSGTLDRYTMRQFLTAFSICFGALFSLMMLEDLQDNVSDFKESSDAAALMAKHYLVKLPSLIVFILPYSLMLSLLWCLGKMSRSQEIVSMIQTGRGVTRIVAPLIGFGVLAAVICIIFNYHWAPYADGQERTILQAAKGDITAEANNVAYQNHSNTRQWFVGSFPYRHSDGAPLEDISITEIDEDNHIIRRIHASTATWSRQDKTWTLVNPVIYDLTVSPMPTIKKLEEPMITKWKETPWQIIKPGLKPPYLGIPGLNSWLANHQEHPLSDKRSYLTHWHYRFAQPFICLITILLAAPLGIVFTRRGIGGGIAVAIFLCAGMIFCSTVFPTLGESGHLSPFWAAWATNILFTCVALVLFYRRMTGQPIYQAVMNFLASER